TTGTTTTTTTGATGTCAACATCTTTGCATTTCCCCCCTTTTTTCAATGCCTAACGCGCTGCGGATCAGGAGCAAGCCCGGAGGCAAACTTGTTTACCTCGGGGCTTGTCTGCTGCATCGCTTGTTAGGCGCACGGATTACTCCGCAAACATCTCAGCCAGCACTTCTAATACCGCCTTTTGCGTCGCGGGGCTAATCCGTCCAAGCAGCTTGACCAACCGCGTTTTATCCACCGTTCGTAATTGATCCAAGACCACCTGCCCCTCTTTACCTTGAAAGCGGCACGGCACGCGAGTCGGGTACACGCGGCCCCTCGTCGTCATCGGGGCAATGATGATTGTATTGATGTGACGATTCATCTCATCGGGCGAGACGACGAGACAAGGTCGCGTTTTCTTGATTTCGCTGCCGACCGTCGGGTCGAGATTGATGAGATAGACTTCAAAACGCTTGGCTACCATTCCCACTCATCCTGATCCCAACGCGTCGGCGTGGGTTGATCTAGGAGTTGATCATCTCCCTGAGCAGCCATCTCGCTGAACTG
The sequence above is drawn from the bacterium genome and encodes:
- a CDS encoding type II toxin-antitoxin system PemK/MazF family toxin, which produces MGMVAKRFEVYLINLDPTVGSEIKKTRPCLVVSPDEMNRHINTIIIAPMTTRGRVYPTRVPCRFQGKEGQVVLDQLRTVDKTRLVKLLGRISPATQKAVLEVLAEMFAE